From the Bombus huntii isolate Logan2020A chromosome 4, iyBomHunt1.1, whole genome shotgun sequence genome, the window CGGAAATTAAAGGAGGATCTTTATTTCCATTTGATTTTGTTGAATGCATATTGGCACTTTGTAGAGAAAATGTATTAACATCAgatgtaatttcttttaaattgtttttattGTCATTTGACAATCGAGTTAAAGGAGTATCCATTATTGATTGTAGTGAGATGCTACTTTTTCCTGAAgaatctttttcaatttcttgaGACAGTAGAAACGCGAGACAGCCTATAGCACTGATGCGAAGTTCTGGATTAGAATCCTTCATTGCAACACAGATAGATGAAAGTACAGCTTCTGGTCCACGCAATTCTAAAGCGGTCTGtattgtttcaaaatgttgatTTTCTGTTAACGAAAGTATGgctataaaattgaaaatttcggTCCAGAGTTTATTTCGCACAGAGATCAGTTGCGATGTGTTATTACCTGCGTaaacattatttaatttatataaaacttaCTGCATACATACACAAATGAATCTGTTCTTTTTTAACTTACAATATAAATCatcatttaaaaaacaaaataacatGTAAAGTGAGTCAACTGAAAAGCTAGCTACAAGAGAATATTCATTACTGTTTGTAATACAGTTTGTTAAAACTCTACAAATGCTGATATACATTTCCAATATGTCACAATAATGTGTTAAATTCCTTTTACTTTCAACATCTTTAGGTATTTCATTAATGCATCTACAAAAGTTGAAGtatatattagaaaaattctaaaatcttTCCAGACacagatatacatatatataataagtttaattacccaattaaatatttgtcaaTAGAATGTTCATAAATTTGATGAACAACTTCTTGTTTTCCTATaagtattaaattatttagtaATCTACAAACAGCTGATATCAATGATGGTGTTGCTACCAATTGTAAATAATGGTCCATCTCTGTAGTTGTTGATTCTTTGACAGaaactaaaaaatattaattaatatttacagtcatacaatttaatttataaattattttcaattgtttAAACAGTAGTTAAAAAAGCGTTAAAAAAGTACACATACGAGGTTGTAATTCATCGTGACAATTATACAGATGTGAGATTGCACGTGGTACTAATGATGTACAACCTGACTGCATGCTATGAATAGATGGGACTTTCCCAGTTTCTTGCTCTTGATTATTCATATGATCACAGTCCAGAGAAGTagacatataaatattagaacaTAGTACacttatttcataataagtGTTGTTTtgttctatatatattaaaatagcATTTGCTTTCAAAGAATCCATCTACATAAGTGGatataatagtaaataaaGAATCATATTTAGAATTTACTTTTACCGTAATAGaaagatataatatttacttacatattgaaaaatgatagaattgcaattttttattaaactgCTAAGTGCACAACATGCTTGTTCCCTAACAATGCATGACTCTTCTCTACTGATAATGCATTGAAGTAATGCCTGACATAATTCGCTTGGTGCTAGTGCTATAGAATTCAATAATTGAGAAGCTGTATGTAAATTACTCATTAGACCTGCTAATAGTTGTAAAGCAGAAGCACGAACCAAAGGATCTCGATTTTGCCACAACATAGGTAACCAATTCAACATACGATCTTCTTCATACcaaaattgtacaaaaatctagtaatatttataccatataccgttaaTAGTATcattataaatagaaatatttaattaagttaaacttttatttatacttacGTTTTTATTGAAGTTTATTTGCATTTGATATAACAAATGATTGAGACATATAATAGAATTTCTGGTTATAGATAAGCCCATAAAGCTTATTGTTCCAGCCCCATGGAAGGATATAATGAGTTCGATTAATGTATTTCctaatgatattaataaatttttgcaatttgtCCAATGACACTTTCCAATTAAATATGTTAAACATGTTAACAGCCAATCAAGGTAAGCTGTAAagaattgatttattttaatttaaatgataAGGATATAATATcgtggaaaaaagaaatttacctaaattataaaaatgttgttGGTCTCCTAAACATAAAGTGGAGACAATTAATTCAATAAAGTGTAGCCAAACGTCTTGGTCTTCTAAAGTAGATCTTTCTGATTGTCCTATGGCTGAACATGTGCCAGCTAACTTCAATATAGATTGATGTACGTTTTGATTATCTAATTCCGAGCTTTTTAATAATTCGGTTAGAGATTTAGTTATATTtgtcattattttattagtcCATTTATACTTTCCTAATATAACacaatacaaatattttcactGTGTTTCAAATGATAcataaattctattaattatttaaattttaccatcttttgtaatattgatataaaactgtagaaaatttaaaacttCAACAAATAAATCACAATCCTCTTTACTTGCGGGTTGTGAAAGTAAAAATCGTTCAAACGTTTGTTCCCATGGTAATAGGCTTATGTCTTTTATTTCCTcacatttttccattttataaagttttatatgcctaaaaaaaaaaaaaaaaaaaaatgactagcgaattaataacaattctttataaaaaaattaaatcatAAATGGTCATTATAAAAGTATTGCAAATAGTGATTACATTGTAAGATAATCAAGTGCACATGAAACTGAGTCATGGGTAGTTGAATTTTGTATATTGTACAGTTGTTGTTGACAGCTATAATGAGGAAAGCTAAGACGTAAGactaaaaattcattttctagaatttttagtttttttGATATATTAGAATCCTGAAGATCATTAAAATGTTTCCAAAGCACATTTATACCACCATTCCATTCCCATATCCAATATTGTCTTATAAATGTTAATACCAGTGAGTCATTGCCATGAAGAActagaaaataagaattacAGACTAGTAATATTGATCTTTAAGATATAAACgatcaatatatttaaaatgtttaattaagtCTATAATTTACCAGACATATCTGATCGTCTATGTCTACTTATTTTCCAATGCGATTTACAAAGAAATGGTAATTTCATTTTagatacaataatataaggcaaagaaatattcagttgattataattttctgtatatttttcacTCAATCTCATaatgtattcattataaagtaataagcATAATAATTGTGAACCATCAGTTTTAATACATTCATTATTTGGAAATAGAAAAAGacctaaaaaatattttttagtaatatagtaataaaatttattttgaatcTTTTGTCGCACTTACTTCTcgttatatttgataaaacaTTAATACGAATGGACAAATCCTGACGTATAGAACATTCAGAGGATGCTAGTAGTTTTAGTATAGTAATTATAGGAATGACAGAATCTGGATAATTAACATATTCTTTTTCAACCTAAAAAATGATGTCATTTAGGTAAAATGAGAAAGACTATTTAAGGAATTATATAGCATAGATATTATACAATCTTACTAGAGCACTGTTAAATATGTTCAAGATCAACGATAATCCATTTTCCGTAATAAATAACTTGTGTAAAGAAGAATCTGTAAGCATAACGCTAATTTGTACTAATGCTGATTTACGTATTTTAGGATCGACATTCGGCTCATTTAGCATTTCAAGTACAGATAATAAATTACTCCTCTGTAAAAACATTGACTGTATTATTTCTGTATTGAccatatataaaatttacaatgcgtggaataatttttaaatgtatgaaatgtaataaaatatgtaaccTGATAACTGCCTTCAGATCTTTTAAAAACCCTTTGACGATCAAATATACAAAGTGAGCTAAGAGGTAAATCGTGTAGGGATGATAATCGTGGTAATTTTTTAACTGAATCCTTTTCTTTTCCAAGAAGCCAAATCAATCTACAAACGGCTTCGTATCTAATATCCTCATCCGACGAAAATAAGAACCTTAAATTACCTTTCAAAACCTTTTAAATAAACATGTATTTTTTCAAACTATTTTAAGACTTATGAATATAAGAAATGTACTTTtccaataataaattataacatattacctcgATATATGGCAATTGTATATTAGTAGAAACATCAGGATCAAAGATTTTTGTTACACATTGACCTAAGGTTGAGGAAGGATAAGCATGACATTGTAAAAAAGGCAATACTTGTACTATGGCTTCTAGAGATTTTAACCATCCATTTTCTCCCATCTGTAATCTTCCTTTTAATATGTAAACTAATATTTCTTCAGACATTTCCTTgatctaaaaaaaaatataaataattgtttgcagattgcatatcatttAAGCTAAATTTACTCATAAGATTTCATCTTACCCTTTTGTCATCGTGTGTTACACCATAGGATATGATTTCAATTAACACagataattcaaataaaaatgcCAGATTTTCCCATGATAACTTTTCTTTGTTATATTCTACTCCTAAAATACTTTTAACTAAAGTATGACATTCAAAATATGTGGCATATTGTATATCAGTATCTGCATTTGCTAATAaacttaatattaattttgtagcTAATGTTTGGTCTTCATTACTTGGAGAATACCTTAAacgttaaataaattatattgcaATAACTAAGTTgttttaataacaataaaatttccaaattcatATAATTCACAAAAAGAATATACCTAttcatattttgtaaaaattcgatagttttcttaataataccaaaattTTTGTGATAAGGTAAACTTAATTTTGAAGCATACAACATTTTTAAAACTTCCGAATGAGATGAATTAggtgtattttttattatgtatatagttGCTTGTATCGACTTTGTTATCAGTCTTGTTTCGTCGaatgttttaatatatataatttcatcgCTACCTTGAAATTGCTGTTAAGTGTAcaacaataaattattagaCTAATTAGATTTTCTCTAATTAGTTAAAAAAAAGTTAGAAATTACATACACGGCCGTATTCTTGTAATATAGAGTGTAGTTTtggatataaaaaataaatagcaGCATCCATTATAGCTACACATATTGATGTTTTAAGTGATTTAGGGAAGATAACATCCGCTATTTCTAGAGGAACTATGTGGCTTAAAAGTTTCATTGTAATACTTATAAGGTGTAAATACGTTATTCTAAAATCATCTATTGTGCTAtaatttccaaaatattctaTGACTTCTCCTAGCATGCCAAATAATACTTTCATGTCTTCAATTACTTTTAAAGCAATATCATCATTGCAAAGCCAAACATTTGGCATGACGCTTATGACGAGTACTTGTACCAGTTCATATATTACGTCTGTTACATACTTAGTACTTCTTAATATAAGTGTTGAATTAGTAGAAATACTCAATTGAGATATAACACGTTTTAAAGTTTCAATGCAAAAGATTGGTATAAGCATTTGTTGTAATTGTAAAATAGAATCATCAATGTTATCTGATACACTTTGACTTCTTTCGCTTGTTCCctaaataatatacaaaacattAGTAGGTACATAAATGtttataaagtatttaaatacttACAGTAGATTGATATGCTTGATAATTAACTTCTGGAAATCCTCCATCAGGACTATCTCTTGTTTCAGAAGGAGAATAAACATTATTGCTTAATTTTTCTgccaataactgaaaaatgtattctttataaatatattatgctGTACTCGAGTATTATAATTAAGTATTAAATTTAAactgtatttatttactttttgttttttatttgcaATACACGGTTCACAATAATAATAGATTCGTAATCTTAAAGATCGTGTTAATTTGTGGAGTGTTTTCAATACCATTGGtattatatttctaaaattgGCATTTGTGATATTTGCACTAGATTCTAAAAGATTATGTAATAtctgaaatttaatattgtattattaaatactaattattaaatatcaataCAATATCATAACACTTTAATGAAAAGCTTAAATATTCACAAAAACAATTGCTGGTCTTTGAAGAAAAACTTCTGCTGGAAAATCCTGCATCATCACGTTTGTTATAAATTGACATGTATGTAATATAAGATTTGCATCTAAGCTATTATTTAGGGCTTCTTCAACTGCTGCTAAGACACCTCTATCTGAAGTGACTAAAGGTTGCCATGGCATGATTAACCATTTAATACCACCTTCAGTAGCTTTAGATATCGGGGTTCCATCTCCACATTCTAATGTTAAGTCAAATGGTACTgtactataaattatatgtattagacaagaaatataagaaatttcatataaaacaaaataaaaagattacaCATATATAATTATCATACTGTGAAAAACATATTTAGGATATTTACCTGTTCAAAGCAGAGGTAGTAGTAAGCCCATTTTGAGATTTGTTATTTCCATTATATTCATAATCTTTTATACGTGTTCTATGCCTGTCGTAATCGATAAATCCTAATGTTGGACAGCTAGGAtccttaaaaagaaatttgaatgACAAACTTGTTTCAATATActtacaaatataattaaaattaaaagtagATATAAGAACCTTTATAGTTTTTGAGTTTGATGATATTGTTTGTAACTTATCTGAACAAAGAACAGCTtcttcaatttcatttaatttttcataccATTCTGAACCTAATTTCCTTCTTAATTCCTGAAGTTCATTTTGAAGTCTTAATTTACCAAATGTATTTAAGTGACTTCTATCATCTGtcttacaaaatatataataatatgcaATTATAAgtttttaaatgtaatttttattgtgagatattataatttctaaattattagAAGTACAATTATCGTTTGTTAGTATTTGAATCATTGATTAATGAATAAATGAATGAaactaaatttttaaatacctTTAATAAACGAAGTAATAAATCTAAAACCTTCTGTGTCTCTGAGAAGGCTTCAAATGAAAACCAGTTAAATAACTTTgttattaattctttttttacagcATCGCAATCGCAACCAAAACCAAGAttgtattttgaaataatattatctaGTGCTCTCAATCGAATTTCCTCGATATTATGACCTGGaaagattaataaattttatgctCATCTTTTGTTttgctatagcatataataaaaaattggtaaagtatttatatttacttaaTTTTCTAACGTGTGCCGCTGATATTCCGCTCATGTTTGACATCTGCTTAACACATATTGAACTGTCACGTTTTAGGTTAACTGTTCCAAAtgttttgaatatttcacCGCCAAATATCGTGAGCATTATGGGTAACTCTGgctacatttttatgaaagGTTACATTCTATCTAAATctatgtataaatttatatttttcatgtaaTACATGAacgcaataaaaattatatttttattacgtgCGAAATTGTCGAAATATTCGATTAAAAGCTTTCATGTTTACCTTGTATTATAGTTTTCAACGTATCAGTGGAAATGCGACTTTAGTTCATTTATGATTATATGCCATCTACCGGTGAAAGTATGAAGATAAACTGAAGTGTAACTTAAACGTATGCTCATCTATATAccttattatttaaatttcccgCGCACGCGCAAATCAACGAAATATTTGTTCAATCGAATTTGATGCAGTATCAACACGATATAATACGACTTCACCAGGGAAGAAGCAAGCCCATGTTCCATGATTTCCTTAAGGGCGTTTCTATTTAGAATCTTCACTGAGATTTTTTGAGCTTAGCATCCTGAAAAGGGACCCCTCCAAACTATATTctataaatgatatatatatatatatatacagttaCTGTAAGCACATGTAATATTTTGGCATAAAAGTTTCACGCAAATAGACGAAAGACAGtaatgtatgtaataataCATTTATGCGATATAATTTGTGCGTATAGCTTTTTATTAAAGTCTAAATATAGGAACATCTTTTTTACCTCGCAGAGCACAGATTTTTCATCTCATGctgttaatttctttctttgcaTCTGTAGCAGCTCGTTCACAGTATTGTCGACACTGttgtatctttttattacAGAATGAATCGTTGATTCATTTCTGTTTAGAGATTTCCcgatttctttatttgtcTTCCTTTATTCAACATGTAACGATACATTCTCTGTTAGGTTCAATCATTTCCTGTTTATTGCCATTCGTGACTTTCAATTATGAACTATGGATACGTAATATATAGATGGCActaaagaaagtaaaattgaAAGTAATTCATTTTGTTCTTCAAACGGGAAACTGGCGAAAGAggtaaaagaaagatttcaaatatttttaatagcaataagaataaaattaactGGAGGAATTCGGTATTAAtagaaagataataaaaagataGCCCTAATGTCATCGATTCGAAAGTAAACGCAGTTTCTTTATCCTAAACAAGAGTTTTTactttatcattttcttttaaatgcGAAATTACTTAGTAAGAATAATGGAAATTGGTTTGTCTCAAGTCGACGACATCAAGACAACAACGACGTTTCGAAAGGACCTTTTAATCACCTCACGAAATTTCAAGGATAATAATTCGAAGCACATGCCTTCCACTAATGGGGTCGGTGTGTAGGTATTACAATCGCATTAATCTCACAACACTGATTTAGATAATTATGTACACGTCATTTAACTGCATATAAACGTACAAAAAGGATTAAAACTAACCATCGAATCGTTGGTAATCGTCTCGGGAGCGTCTCACTCTCTCTTTTCGGTCTCgaaatttccttttcttccgTTTTTCTTTACGCTCCTGTTCAATCCGGCGCTCGTACGAGTCGCTCGGTTTAGCGCCAACttatataaattgttttcTCGCGTGAAACAAACGCTGTACATTTTTGATAAGAAGTCTATGCAGGTGTCTGATACGGAGAAGACGTTAAAGCAAAATCGTGGATTATCTTCTCCCTACAAACACGTGTACCACGTTCCCAGGTTTTAtgcgaaattaatttctacaGGTAAAAATGCATCTAGTTCTTTGGAATTCACGCgacatatatacagggtggttggtaactggtggtacaagcggtaaggggatgattctacgcgaaaaaagaggtcgaaaatatagaataaaaattttttttttaattttttttttttttttaaatttttccatcgaggcaacgatctacagtgagatccgttataacgagacgcgataaagtgcgcgcgtaccgagcgaaaattcaaagtcgattttctcgaaaacaaagcctcgagcgaaaaatttttattctatattttcgacttgttttttcgcgtagaatcaccccctttccgcttgtaccaccagttaccaaccaccccgtatatatatgtatatatatgtaacatacaacttataaaataaaaatgaacttttatttacttttattccTTTTCCTTTTACAGAAACGATGCATTCTTTACAAGATTCTGGcaaataatacgttaaataTACAGAATGTAAGTAAAAGAGGGAGAGtcacataatatatatatatatatatattagtttGCAGtacttaaattttaattatatatcttttatgaTACGAGTACTAGAAACCTTGCACAAGATCATATTAGCGGCGTAAAagtaagaaggaaaaaaaatgtattcgTTCGAAATCGTCGATTCGGTTAACGATGCTTACATCGTTACAATTGATTTTAATAAACAACGACCGATTTCTTTGCTTCTTACGCTGCGATACATACAATAGTTACAAAAATGTACGCGTATATTAGTACGGTTAAGAACACCTGTATGTATGAGATCGATGATCTACCGGGTCGTTCGCTATTTCATAAATCAATAGGACATTACAAGTTCAAGCGATCGATAAAacgaatacaaattttattgctTTCAGAGTTCCGTTGTTCTAAGTAATACGTCGGTATATCAGCCGTGCAATaaacagagaaagaaaagagaaagagaaaagaatcgCGCAATCACCAATATCGATGACATGAAAATTTTACGCAATCGAAATCTAAATCGATTTTACGAGCTGTACTATCGTGTTATTATTTACGGGATACATTAACGGTCTATTAAATCGTAAGTAACCACGTTAAATCACCGTTCAATTAACCGTTCAATTAAGAAACTTAAAGGTACATCGAAGAAAGattaaatatacgtatatatccAGATCGTGAAATATACTTTATCGGTTTACAAACATTTCTATCGACGTGTTGATGTTGTTGCGTGGCACGAAAGAAGTTAAACTCCGAAAATTCGATTTTATATAGAGAACTTCTCGATGCCAATAGAAGTGTAGGAAACTTAAGAGCAGCTAAACTTATAACAAAGGATACGACGACACGGTAAAGCTCGTAAACGTCGGAACAGGTGATTGATCGAATCGAAACGAGCTGAGGCGTGAGATTGTATTTTTTAGTGCACGTCTGCATCAAATCGTAGTGAATCGATTACATCGTTTCACGACGATGCGCCAGCGAAGTATACACGTGTATCGATGTCTAATTTCTCGTTAAGGATCGCGTATTAAGGTTTCCCTCGAAATTCCTGCGGCGGTGCGCGTCGAACGAAACGTGCATCTTCTCTCCACCGCGTCTCCATTGCTCTTGCTCAAAGAAACGCAACCGTAATTGAACTTTGGtcactttcttcttcttcttcttttttttttgttgtataaattCGATCTTTGTAAAAAAATGACTTTTGGTCTAATTCGTTGATACCGTTTACGTGTACATAGTACGCATACCTAATCGGTACACGCAAGCAGTTTCGTGCACTTGAAAAAGCGCAAAAGTGCGAAGATCGGCGAGTTTTTTACGCTCTCGTTTTCATAGTACGAGAGAAAAGACGCGGAATTATTTAGAATTGCCCGTTCAGCCTATTCGACCGACCGAGATTCAAAGCTTGCGATACATCCTCTTTGGATCTGGGATTGACGTTTCGACACAAGGCAATCCGTGTTTCGCTCGATTGGTTTCGATTGATGGTAAAGCAAGCGTGATCGACGATAAATTGAAC encodes:
- the LOC126864602 gene encoding rotatin isoform X1 is translated as MLTIFGGEIFKTFGTVNLKRDSSICVKQMSNMSGISAAHVRKLSHNIEEIRLRALDNIISKYNLGFGCDCDAVKKELITKLFNWFSFEAFSETQKVLDLLLRLLKTDDRSHLNTFGKLRLQNELQELRRKLGSEWYEKLNEIEEAVLCSDKLQTISSNSKTIKDPSCPTLGFIDYDRHRTRIKDYEYNGNNKSQNGLTTTSALNSTVPFDLTLECGDGTPISKATEGGIKWLIMPWQPLVTSDRGVLAAVEEALNNSLDANLILHTCQFITNVMMQDFPAEVFLQRPAIVFILHNLLESSANITNANFRNIIPMVLKTLHKLTRSLRLRIYYYCEPCIANKKQKLLAEKLSNNVYSPSETRDSPDGGFPEVNYQAYQSTGTSERSQSVSDNIDDSILQLQQMLIPIFCIETLKRVISQLSISTNSTLILRSTKYVTDVIYELVQVLVISVMPNVWLCNDDIALKVIEDMKVLFGMLGEVIEYFGNYSTIDDFRITYLHLISITMKLLSHIVPLEIADVIFPKSLKTSICVAIMDAAIYFLYPKLHSILQEYGRQFQGSDEIIYIKTFDETRLITKSIQATIYIIKNTPNSSHSEVLKMLYASKLSLPYHKNFGIIKKTIEFLQNMNRYSPSNEDQTLATKLILSLLANADTDIQYATYFECHTLVKSILGVEYNKEKLSWENLAFLFELSVLIEIISYGVTHDDKRIKEMSEEILVYILKGRLQMGENGWLKSLEAIVQVLPFLQCHAYPSSTLGQCVTKIFDPDVSTNIQLPYIEVLKGNLRFLFSSDEDIRYEAVCRLIWLLGKEKDSVKKLPRLSSLHDLPLSSLCIFDRQRVFKRSEGSYQRSNLLSVLEMLNEPNVDPKIRKSALVQISVMLTDSSLHKLFITENGLSLILNIFNSALVEKEYVNYPDSVIPIITILKLLASSECSIRQDLSIRINVLSNITRSLFLFPNNECIKTDGSQLLCLLLYNEYIMRLSEKYTENYNQLNISLPYIIVSKMKLPFLCKSHWKISRHRRSDMSVLHGNDSLVLTFIRQYWIWEWNGGINVLWKHFNDLQDSNISKKLKILENEFLVLRLSFPHYSCQQQLYNIQNSTTHDSVSCALDYLTMHIKLYKMEKCEEIKDISLLPWEQTFERFLLSQPASKEDCDLFVEVLNFLQFYINITKDGKYKWTNKIMTNITKSLTELLKSSELDNQNVHQSILKLAGTCSAIGQSERSTLEDQDVWLHFIELIVSTLCLGDQQHFYNLAYLDWLLTCLTYLIGKCHWTNCKNLLISLGNTLIELIISFHGAGTISFMGLSITRNSIICLNHLLYQMQINFNKNIFVQFWYEEDRMLNWLPMLWQNRDPLVRASALQLLAGLMSNLHTASQLLNSIALAPSELCQALLQCIISREESCIVREQACCALSSLIKNCNSIIFQYMDSLKANAILIYIEQNNTYYEISVLCSNIYMSTSLDCDHMNNQEQETGKVPSIHSMQSGCTSLVPRAISHLYNCHDELQPLSVKESTTTEMDHYLQLVATPSLISAVCRLLNNLILIGKQEVVHQIYEHSIDKYLIGCINEIPKDVESKRNLTHYCDILEMYISICRVLTNCITNSNEYSLVASFSVDSLYMLFCFLNDDLYCNNTSQLISVRNKLWTEIFNFIAILSLTENQHFETIQTALELRGPEAVLSSICVAMKDSNPELRISAIGCLAFLLSQEIEKDSSGKSSISLQSIMDTPLTRLSNDNKNNLKEITSDVNTFSLQSANMHSTKSNGNKDPPLISEKPADYEVEGNEIAMSKELCNILLHLFIAHNYNRSKKNKKLNEDKDLIISALTNLLCVSNTAKQVALEENLPDTTLMILKESYVRLNLQPFELFKNQIDREKKIHPLLRDMNAILVLLMNFMYGSTEVKVALTKAGLADVLHKLWAWIALNKTVSTTALKLLATYTTKCTTAAQSLTLTTILPGTGLRKTPNTLALIHVIIQLVCKEIDKAGQLFDNHKLHFAFHVLRNAIHVHECRVSISKSNLLQFFTKIHPITTKRTKPWPLVELYCLEFLIDFTYYEEGQICVPKAVDGLDVLLQLSKYSSSSNRILAISILRNLAFNMTNRPRLLSSVDFINVLHDIFKNGSLVEIRIAGSMLWSLISNNQKGKLIVRSAGFSQSIQEALGRITLLNVDDKKEEEDLLKMLQYILKILSPVDTKAD
- the LOC126864602 gene encoding rotatin isoform X2 → MLTIFGGEIFKTFGTVNLKRDSSICVKQMSNMSGISAAHVRKLSHNIEEIRLRALDNIISKYNLGFGCDCDAVKKELITKLFNWFSFEAFSETQKVLDLLLRLLKTDDRSHLNTFGKLRLQNELQELRRKLGSEWYEKLNEIEEAVLCSDKLQTISSNSKTIKDPSCPTLGFIDYDRHRTRIKDYEYNGNNKSQNGLTTTSALNSTVPFDLTLECGDGTPISKATEGGIKWLIMPWQPLVTSDRGVLAAVEEALNNSLDANLILHTCQFITNVMMQDFPAEVFLQRPAIVFILHNLLESSANITNANFRNIIPMVLKTLHKLTRSLRLRIYYYCEPCIANKKQKLLAEKLSNNVYSPSETRDSPDGGFPEVNYQAYQSTGTSERSQSVSDNIDDSILQLQQMLIPIFCIETLKRVISQLSISTNSTLILRSTKYVTDVIYELVQVLVISVMPNVWLCNDDIALKVIEDMKVLFGMLGEVIEYFGNYSTIDDFRITYLHLISITMKLLSHIVPLEIADVIFPKSLKTSICVAIMDAAIYFLYPKLHSILQEYGRQFQGSDEIIYIKTFDETRLITKSIQATIYIIKNTPNSSHSEVLKMLYASKLSLPYHKNFGIIKKTIEFLQNMNRYSPSNEDQTLATKLILSLLANADTDIQYATYFECHTLVKSILGVEYNKEKLSWENLAFLFELSVLIEIISYGVTHDDKRIKEMSEEILVYILKGRLQMGENGWLKSLEAIVQVLPFLQCHAYPSSTLGQCVTKIFDPDVSTNIQLPYIEVLKGNLRFLFSSDEDIRYEAVCRLIWLLGKEKDSVKKLPRLSSLHDLPLSSLCIFDRQRVFKRSEGSYQRSNLLSVLEMLNEPNVDPKIRKSALVQISVMLTDSSLHKLFITENGLSLILNIFNSALVEKEYVNYPDSVIPIITILKLLASSECSIRQDLSIRINVLSNITRSLFLFPNNECIKTDGSQLLCLLLYNEYIMRLSEKYTENYNQLNISLPYIIVSKMKLPFLCKSHWKISRHRRSDMSVLHGNDSLVLTFIRQYWIWEWNGGINVLWKHFNDLQDSNISKKLKILENEFLVLRLSFPHYSCQQQLYNIQNSTTHDSVSCALDYLTMHIKLYKMEKCEEIKDISLLPWEQTFERFLLSQPASKEDCDLFVEVLNFLQFYINITKDGKYKWTNKIMTNITKSLTELLKSSELDNQNVHQSILKLAGTCSAIGQSERSTLEDQDVWLHFIELIVSTLCLGDQQHFYNLAYLDWLLTCLTYLIGKCHWTNCKNLLISLGNTLIELIISFHGAGTISFMGLSITRNSIICLNHLLYQMQINFNKNIFVQFWYEEDRMLNWLPMLWQNRDPLVRASALQLLAGLMSNLHTASQLLNSIALAPSELCQALLQCIISREESCIVREQACCALSSLIKNCNSIIFQYMDSLKANAILIYIEQNNTYYEISVLCSNIYMSTSLDCDHMNNQEQETGKVPSIHSMQSGCTSLVPRAISHLYNCHDELQPLSVKESTTTEMDHYLQLVATPSLISAVCRLLNNLILIGKQEVVHQIYEHSIDKYLIGCINEIPKDVESKRNLTHYCDILEMYISICRVLTNCITNSNEYSLVASFSVDSLYMLFCFLNDDLYCNNTSQLISVRNKLWTEIFNFIAILSLTENQHFETIQTALELRGPEAVLSSICVAMKDSNPELRISAIGCLAFLLSQEIEKDSSGKSSISLQSIMDTPLTRLSNDNKNNLKEITSDVNTFSLQSANMHSTKSNGNKDPPLISEKPADYEVEGNEIAMSKELCNILLHLFIAHNYNRSKKNKKLNEDKDLIISALTNLLCVSNTAKQVALEENLPDTTLMILKESYVRLNLQPFELFKNQIDREKKIHPLLRDMNAILVLLMNFMYGSTEVKVALTKAGLADVLHKLWAWIALNKTVSTTALKLLATYTTKCTTAQSLTLTTILPGTGLRKTPNTLALIHVIIQLVCKEIDKAGQLFDNHKLHFAFHVLRNAIHVHECRVSISKSNLLQFFTKIHPITTKRTKPWPLVELYCLEFLIDFTYYEEGQICVPKAVDGLDVLLQLSKYSSSSNRILAISILRNLAFNMTNRPRLLSSVDFINVLHDIFKNGSLVEIRIAGSMLWSLISNNQKGKLIVRSAGFSQSIQEALGRITLLNVDDKKEEEDLLKMLQYILKILSPVDTKAD